The segment GGACCCGATGCCCACCGAACTTATTCTGATGGGCTACACATACCTGCAACTGGAGCGTTTCGCGGACGCCACTGTGTATCTGGAACGATCGATAGCCGAATCGGAAGCACCCCCGCCACAATGGACTGAGCTGCTCGCTTATGCCTACACCAGGACTGGTCGTACCGGCGAGGCGGTCAGTCTGCTTGAATCCCTGATCGCAACACAACCGGATCAGACCCGCTGGTGGCGACAATTGGCCAGTCTCTACCTGCTGATCGAAGACATCCCGAAAGGAACCGCCGGGCTGGTGGTGGCTGCACAGATCGAGGAGCTGACTTTTCAGGACAGCAGAAGACTGGCAGGCCTGTTTACCACCCTGGGCATGCCGGCAGATGCCGCCACCCTTTTTTCGGCGGCAATCGATGTGCAACGGGCGCGCGATCCGCAAGCCATCGGGTTCGAGGATCATATGCTACTGGGGGAAATGTGGATGCTGGCCAGGGAACTGGAACTGGCGGTACAGTCTTTCGCAACTGCCGCGAACCTGAAGCCTGACAGTGAGCCCTATCTCAAGACAGCGCAGCTCTACCTGCAATGGGAACGCTACACGGAGGCCCGGGCGGCACTGCAGGAGGCTGTCAGAATTGCCGGCGAGTCCACCCCGGCACAGGTCCTCTACCTGCTGGCGATCACCGAAATCAACCTTGGCAACCTGGAGTCGGCCAGCCAGGCTATAGCGCGCCTGCAGAACGACCCGGAATACGCAGAGCGCGCCGAGCGCCTGGACCGGTTCGTCATAAACTCTCTCAACAATCGATAAGTGCGGCTCTCGGATTATCCTTGAGCCCAATCTGTCTCGCCAGGGAAACACTGATTAGCGAAACCTTATTCCCCAGCGGCAGCATCATCCGGCCAGCACGAGGCCGACTGTGTGGCTTTCCCCTCAGCTCCCTGTGACTTCGACTATCTGCCTGCTGTTGTCGGCTGTTGCCTTGCATGGCTTGCCAGTAAACGCGATCCAACAGCCCGCTAAAGGTTGATTTTTCAGTCGCTACAAGGCAAGTTGCGACTGACTTACTCACCCACAAGAAAGGACCCCGTTATGCCCAAAGCCATCGTAGTCGAAAAAACCGGCGCACCCTCGGTAATGAAGTTCCAGGAGATCAGTCTTGGTAAACCTCGTAAAGGCGAGGTTACCGTGCAGGCCAAGGCCATTGGCGTTAATTTTATCGACATTTACCAGCGCACCGGCCTCTATCCG is part of the Gammaproteobacteria bacterium genome and harbors:
- a CDS encoding tetratricopeptide repeat protein; the encoded protein is MIRLLLALVLCASLPLADAAERLSPRLSQRLFVIMERAVEDPQTALGDLRELLESRSMSPTEKGFIAYEIAGLLIQLDQVDTAVGELQDILDAGVITFIPRLRRLFAQLLLMDNRPELALEQMEIWAGEVEDPMPTELILMGYTYLQLERFADATVYLERSIAESEAPPPQWTELLAYAYTRTGRTGEAVSLLESLIATQPDQTRWWRQLASLYLLIEDIPKGTAGLVVAAQIEELTFQDSRRLAGLFTTLGMPADAATLFSAAIDVQRARDPQAIGFEDHMLLGEMWMLARELELAVQSFATAANLKPDSEPYLKTAQLYLQWERYTEARAALQEAVRIAGESTPAQVLYLLAITEINLGNLESASQAIARLQNDPEYAERAERLDRFVINSLNNR